Proteins encoded in a region of the Rickettsia bellii RML369-C genome:
- the parE gene encoding DNA topoisomerase IV subunit B encodes MSDLFSFNKEKKTKIINNTYSAKDIEVLEGLEPVRKRPGMYIGGTDLNAMHHLVSEVLDNSMDEAVAGFASIITIKMHQDHSITISDNGRGIPIDNHPKFPNKSALEVILTTLHSGGKFSSNVYQTAGGLHGVGVSVVNALAEHLEIKVYKQGKLYKQSYAKGEKLTELICEEAPKRLKGTSINFIPDPEIFGDKIHFNPKKVYELARSKAYLYRGVTIEWECEIEASSDVPKKALINFPNGLKDYLSSKITPDDLITTEIFSGNVESEQDGIKLEWAICWQNNDSSAFIQSYCNTVPTPLGGTHEQGLKSALLRGLKAYGEMVGNKKTANLAIEDILETASVVLSIFIAEPTFQGQTKEKLVSQGVSKPAENIIKDHFDHFLSSNKTIANNLLEHFIAIAEFRLNKKNEKTISRKNATQKLRLPGKLADCTRTSPEGTELFIVEGDSAGGSAKQARNRETQAVLPLWGKVLNVASSTLEKIVNNQAIQDLEIALACGSMKNYKKENLRYEKIIIMTDADVDGAHIASLLMTFFFLRMPKLVEDGHLYLAKPPLYRLTQSNKTYYANDEEEKAKLTDKLSKSSKAKIEVGRFKGLGEMMPMQLKETTMHPEKRSLLKVTLEDFQNVDKIVDDLMGKKPEKRFQFIYEQALVKMDKIINELDI; translated from the coding sequence ATGAGCGATCTATTTAGCTTCAACAAAGAAAAAAAAACTAAGATAATTAATAATACATATAGTGCAAAAGATATTGAAGTATTAGAGGGGCTTGAGCCTGTTCGTAAAAGACCCGGTATGTATATTGGTGGCACAGACTTAAATGCTATGCATCATTTAGTATCTGAGGTACTTGATAATTCTATGGACGAGGCTGTCGCCGGTTTTGCAAGCATTATCACGATAAAAATGCATCAGGATCACAGTATAACCATATCGGATAATGGTCGTGGAATCCCTATCGATAATCATCCAAAGTTCCCTAACAAATCAGCATTAGAAGTTATTTTAACTACGCTTCACTCTGGCGGTAAATTTTCAAGCAATGTTTATCAAACTGCTGGCGGGTTGCATGGTGTTGGAGTATCGGTAGTTAATGCCTTGGCAGAACATCTAGAAATTAAAGTGTATAAGCAGGGTAAATTATATAAGCAAAGCTATGCAAAAGGTGAAAAATTAACCGAATTAATATGTGAAGAAGCACCTAAAAGGCTAAAAGGTACATCGATAAACTTCATCCCTGATCCAGAAATTTTTGGTGACAAGATACATTTTAATCCTAAAAAAGTTTATGAACTGGCAAGATCGAAAGCTTATTTATATCGAGGTGTTACTATAGAATGGGAGTGTGAAATTGAAGCATCTAGCGATGTACCTAAGAAAGCATTAATAAACTTCCCAAATGGTTTAAAAGATTATTTAAGCTCAAAAATAACACCAGATGATTTAATTACGACGGAAATCTTTTCTGGGAATGTTGAATCAGAGCAAGACGGCATAAAGCTTGAATGGGCAATTTGCTGGCAAAATAATGACAGCTCGGCATTTATTCAATCTTATTGTAATACTGTCCCAACACCCTTAGGCGGAACTCACGAACAAGGTCTTAAATCTGCTTTACTACGCGGACTTAAAGCATATGGTGAAATGGTTGGGAATAAAAAAACCGCTAATCTAGCTATCGAAGATATTTTAGAAACTGCAAGCGTTGTACTATCTATTTTTATAGCTGAGCCTACTTTTCAAGGGCAAACTAAAGAAAAATTAGTATCTCAAGGTGTAAGCAAGCCTGCGGAAAATATTATAAAAGATCATTTTGACCATTTTCTTAGTAGCAACAAAACCATAGCTAATAATTTGCTTGAGCATTTTATAGCCATTGCTGAGTTTAGATTAAATAAGAAAAATGAAAAAACTATTTCTCGTAAAAATGCTACGCAAAAATTACGTCTGCCCGGTAAGCTTGCTGATTGCACAAGAACTTCACCAGAAGGTACGGAATTGTTTATTGTAGAAGGTGATTCGGCAGGTGGTTCAGCTAAACAAGCACGTAATAGAGAAACGCAAGCGGTATTGCCGTTATGGGGAAAAGTCTTAAATGTTGCAAGCTCTACGCTTGAAAAGATAGTTAATAACCAAGCTATACAAGATTTAGAAATAGCTCTTGCTTGCGGTAGTATGAAGAATTATAAAAAAGAAAACTTGCGTTATGAGAAAATAATTATTATGACTGATGCCGATGTTGATGGTGCTCACATAGCTTCATTATTAATGACTTTCTTCTTTTTAAGAATGCCAAAATTAGTAGAAGATGGACATTTATATTTAGCAAAACCACCACTTTATCGCTTAACTCAGTCTAATAAAACTTATTATGCAAATGATGAAGAGGAAAAAGCCAAACTAACAGATAAATTATCCAAGAGCAGTAAAGCTAAAATTGAAGTTGGTAGATTTAAAGGACTCGGTGAAATGATGCCTATGCAGTTAAAAGAAACTACCATGCATCCAGAAAAAAGATCACTTCTAAAAGTTACTTTAGAAGATTTTCAAAATGTTGATAAAATAGTAGATGATTTAATGGGCAAAAAGCCGGAAAAAAGATTCCAATTTATTTATGAGCAAGCTTTAGTTAAAATGGATAAGATTATTAACGAGCTGGATATTTAA
- a CDS encoding ankyrin repeat domain-containing protein encodes MLNKLCRILFFISLSLATLQSYAAAPPPLPMPSQNSDIKSKDEQPTSDSGSSMSIFDKIKQFFHKSPKKKPLPKPQAQPDKPSDKLVSQEPNKNEVQLPSANNEVHQTNMNLASHNDTNSEKEASEPFIDMGSATLPSASNQTHQTNTNLASHSDTNSEKEASEPFIDMGNATLPSASNQTHQANANLASHDDTKDGAASSEKEANSTPLPNTANNEEAQPELKVAGSLISNPPLRPGSYVVPPAPRTQVYQPIALPPTHQYIKLTPPPEANEQQDNVTAPPPPQVVAPAPTVMPATPIPVVNQPTASDVVTPPITTPVPVPATPSTPNTPVPTVNQPAAPTAPSNTPIPAVQPVVPPATMPNTTDSSAKTDNSKETFTADVNLPKKQDWDAPLKPVEVLSANQNQGSNNTNAANNSVPANQKQIQPQNTSTSVSSSNVVVKKQDNIVNTELTESATKFAKDESQMLLLPDDDIILGKLTEQATLDQMDIYSYIKLFQKKEEWIANADRRKAVESLVKYDNDLNKKKDITATLSYCSAIDNSFRAIDRNNLSKLRVLLDVYPILQEKNNKGDTLLTAAVYKDNYYLAKYLVIRGIKISTLNSECQYPLDIALARGNTNIACMLTKAKGY; translated from the coding sequence ATGTTAAATAAATTATGCAGGATATTATTTTTTATAAGTCTATCCCTAGCCACGTTGCAAAGCTATGCTGCTGCACCGCCGCCATTACCTATGCCATCACAAAATTCTGATATAAAAAGTAAAGATGAGCAGCCTACTTCTGACTCTGGATCATCTATGTCCATTTTCGATAAGATTAAACAGTTTTTCCATAAATCACCAAAAAAAAAACCATTGCCTAAACCGCAAGCACAACCAGATAAGCCAAGTGATAAATTAGTTTCACAAGAACCTAACAAAAACGAAGTACAATTGCCTAGTGCAAATAATGAGGTTCATCAAACTAATATGAATTTAGCTTCGCATAATGATACGAATAGCGAGAAAGAAGCATCTGAGCCTTTTATAGACATGGGTAGTGCAACATTACCTAGTGCAAGTAATCAGACTCATCAAACTAATACGAATTTAGCTTCACATAGTGATACGAATAGTGAAAAAGAAGCATCTGAGCCTTTTATAGATATGGGTAATGCAACATTACCTAGTGCAAGTAATCAGACTCATCAAGCTAATGCAAATTTAGCTTCTCATGATGATACGAAAGATGGGGCAGCTTCTAGTGAAAAAGAAGCAAATAGTACGCCTTTGCCTAATACTGCAAATAATGAAGAAGCACAGCCGGAGCTTAAAGTAGCTGGCTCTCTTATATCTAATCCGCCTCTTCGTCCAGGTAGCTATGTAGTACCACCTGCACCACGTACCCAAGTATATCAACCTATTGCTCTGCCGCCTACGCATCAATATATAAAGCTTACTCCTCCACCAGAGGCGAATGAACAGCAAGATAATGTAACTGCACCACCACCTCCTCAAGTGGTAGCTCCTGCACCAACAGTAATGCCAGCTACTCCTATTCCTGTAGTTAATCAGCCTACAGCAAGTGACGTAGTAACACCGCCAATAACGACTCCTGTACCTGTACCGGCAACACCATCTACGCCTAATACGCCTGTACCTACAGTTAATCAGCCGGCAGCACCAACTGCACCTAGTAATACGCCTATACCGGCGGTACAGCCTGTAGTTCCGCCTGCAACAATGCCAAATACAACCGATTCTTCAGCCAAAACTGATAATTCGAAAGAAACATTTACTGCTGATGTGAATTTGCCGAAAAAGCAAGATTGGGATGCTCCATTAAAGCCTGTGGAAGTGTTATCTGCAAATCAGAATCAAGGTTCTAATAATACTAATGCTGCTAATAATTCAGTGCCAGCTAATCAGAAACAGATACAGCCACAAAATACAAGCACTTCAGTAAGTTCTTCAAATGTAGTTGTTAAGAAGCAAGATAATATCGTAAATACAGAACTAACGGAATCAGCAACGAAATTTGCTAAAGATGAAAGCCAAATGTTATTATTGCCTGATGATGATATTATACTTGGTAAGTTAACCGAGCAGGCTACTTTAGATCAGATGGATATATATTCATATATTAAGCTATTCCAGAAAAAAGAAGAATGGATAGCAAATGCTGATAGAAGAAAAGCTGTAGAAAGTCTTGTTAAATATGACAACGATCTAAATAAGAAAAAAGATATTACCGCTACCTTATCTTATTGTAGTGCAATAGATAATTCTTTTAGAGCAATCGATAGAAATAACCTTTCTAAATTACGTGTTTTACTTGATGTTTACCCTATATTACAAGAAAAAAATAATAAAGGTGATACATTACTTACCGCTGCCGTTTATAAAGATAATTATTATCTAGCAAAATATTTAGTAATACGCGGCATCAAAATTTCTACTTTAAACTCTGAATGTCAATATCCTCTAGATATCGCCCTAGCACGAGGAAACACTAATATAGCATGTATGCTGACCAAAGCTAAGGGTTACTAA
- a CDS encoding IS110 family transposase, with protein sequence MIKYHKHIGIDIGKYNFVVGIEGIKDTKEYENTSSGIFEFINDNKDILANSLTVVETTGGYELELLYSLCERGYVVHRADARKVKNFIRSYGNSAKTDKLDAKALGLYGKERADKLEVFKPESKQNIQLFRLVQRRNDLKQMLVAEKNRLQQANTDKFVKNSCINMIDVLSNQITEITNQVEVIISSDQLLKAKHEILKEINGIGNIVAFELLILLPELGKLTRRQIASLAGLAPKANDSGKYQGYRKVGHGRAGVKPILFLAAMSARNSKTSGLRLFYERLINNGKKKMVALTALMRKIIVIANAKLKSLLFNLKHS encoded by the coding sequence ATGATAAAATATCACAAACATATAGGAATTGATATAGGAAAATATAATTTTGTAGTAGGAATAGAGGGCATAAAAGATACAAAAGAATATGAGAATACAAGTTCCGGTATATTTGAATTTATTAATGATAATAAGGATATTTTAGCAAACTCTCTAACTGTAGTTGAAACAACAGGCGGATATGAACTAGAGTTATTGTATAGCTTATGTGAAAGAGGTTATGTAGTACATAGAGCAGATGCAAGAAAGGTAAAGAATTTTATCAGATCATATGGTAATAGTGCAAAAACAGATAAGTTAGATGCTAAAGCATTAGGATTATATGGTAAGGAGCGAGCAGATAAGCTTGAAGTATTTAAGCCTGAATCAAAACAAAATATACAATTATTTCGGTTAGTACAAAGACGGAATGATTTAAAGCAAATGTTAGTTGCCGAAAAGAATAGATTACAACAAGCAAATACAGATAAGTTTGTTAAAAATAGCTGTATAAATATGATAGATGTTTTAAGTAATCAAATTACAGAGATTACTAATCAGGTAGAAGTGATTATATCATCAGATCAGCTGTTAAAAGCAAAGCATGAGATATTGAAAGAGATAAATGGCATTGGTAATATAGTTGCTTTTGAGTTATTAATATTATTACCGGAGTTAGGGAAGTTAACAAGACGGCAGATTGCTTCTCTTGCAGGGCTTGCTCCAAAAGCTAATGATAGTGGTAAATATCAAGGATATAGAAAGGTAGGACATGGTAGAGCAGGAGTCAAGCCTATACTATTCCTTGCTGCTATGTCAGCCCGTAATAGCAAGACTTCTGGTTTAAGACTCTTTTATGAGCGACTCATTAACAATGGTAAAAAGAAAATGGTCGCTCTTACCGCTTTAATGCGTAAAATTATTGTCATCGCTAATGCTAAATTAAAATCTCTTCTTTTTAATTTAAAACATAGTTGA
- a CDS encoding DUF2497 domain-containing protein, with product MSKESKKSQDMSIEDILKSVKGVINERKNLSNEDEDILELTEIIDQDEEELISTKSAEKINDILKNFTSTIKDKNLDNNVSSKNALEELVIEMLKPELKTWLDKNLPSLVKELVESEIKKLVQNSRK from the coding sequence GTGAGTAAGGAAAGCAAGAAAAGCCAAGATATGTCGATAGAAGACATTCTAAAATCTGTCAAAGGAGTGATTAACGAGCGTAAAAATTTAAGCAATGAAGACGAAGATATACTTGAGTTAACAGAAATAATAGACCAAGATGAAGAGGAGTTAATATCAACTAAATCTGCTGAAAAAATAAATGATATTTTAAAAAATTTCACCTCAACTATTAAAGATAAAAATTTAGATAATAATGTTTCATCTAAAAATGCTCTTGAAGAATTAGTAATCGAAATGTTAAAGCCGGAGCTTAAAACATGGCTTGATAAAAACCTACCTTCGCTTGTAAAAGAATTAGTAGAGAGTGAAATAAAAAAATTAGTGCAGAATAGTAGAAAGTAA
- a CDS encoding TolC family protein yields the protein MRKLTIFIFSLLLTSPVIAIDLQEALTEGYKNNNDLKTARVKFVNSIEQFPQAFSGFMPSASLSVNRNNSKTKYTNKRYAQLAGNPPEIDNNQGALTIQQSLFNGGSDVAALRSAQAAFRASRGQYYSSEQKVLLDLIGAYLDYFESKEKYDISESRVRTNIQQVNTVEEKLRLGEATEIDIATARAGLAAAETNKLTAYADFQAKKANFIRVFGIEPTDIAMPILPQGLPNSLDELTKRAVNLNPEIDSAKHSVTSAKAQELVEKGRLLPQVSVQLQSGKTNYNPQNLNTQQINTRSVTTTLSVNVPIYPNGGAQYSKIRSAKNQTRNSAIQLDSVIRQTQAYVISIWEGFEAAKSRIIAADQGVAAAQISYDGTVQEEIVGSKTMLDVLSAEEKLYDAKITRVDAYKASILSAYQMKSLTGELTAQSLKLKVKYFSPEEEFKTIKKKMFIGF from the coding sequence ATGCGTAAGTTAACTATATTTATTTTCTCATTATTACTAACTTCTCCTGTTATTGCAATAGATTTGCAAGAAGCTTTAACAGAAGGATATAAAAATAACAATGATCTGAAGACTGCAAGAGTTAAATTTGTTAATTCTATTGAGCAATTTCCTCAAGCTTTTTCAGGATTTATGCCTAGTGCATCGTTGAGTGTTAACAGAAATAATAGTAAAACCAAATATACTAATAAAAGATATGCTCAATTAGCTGGTAACCCGCCAGAAATAGACAATAATCAAGGAGCATTAACAATTCAACAATCTTTATTTAATGGTGGTTCAGATGTTGCTGCTCTTAGATCTGCACAAGCAGCTTTTAGAGCATCACGTGGTCAATATTATTCTAGTGAGCAAAAAGTATTATTAGACTTAATCGGTGCTTATCTTGATTATTTTGAAAGTAAAGAGAAATATGATATTTCAGAAAGTAGAGTTCGTACTAATATCCAACAAGTAAACACTGTAGAAGAAAAATTAAGACTTGGTGAAGCAACCGAGATTGATATAGCAACTGCAAGAGCAGGGCTTGCAGCAGCAGAAACGAATAAGTTAACTGCTTATGCTGATTTCCAAGCAAAAAAAGCAAACTTTATAAGAGTATTTGGTATAGAACCTACTGACATAGCTATGCCTATTTTACCTCAAGGATTGCCAAATTCATTAGATGAGCTAACAAAAAGAGCTGTTAATTTAAATCCTGAGATTGATTCAGCAAAACATAGCGTAACTTCAGCAAAGGCACAAGAGTTAGTAGAAAAAGGAAGATTATTACCGCAAGTAAGTGTGCAATTACAATCTGGTAAAACTAATTACAACCCACAAAATTTAAATACTCAACAAATAAATACTAGAAGTGTTACTACTACGTTATCTGTTAATGTCCCTATTTATCCAAATGGAGGAGCTCAATATTCAAAAATTAGATCAGCTAAAAATCAAACAAGAAATAGTGCAATACAGCTTGATAGTGTGATAAGACAAACCCAGGCTTATGTTATAAGCATATGGGAAGGGTTTGAAGCAGCAAAATCTCGTATTATTGCAGCGGATCAAGGAGTAGCGGCAGCTCAAATATCCTATGATGGTACAGTACAAGAGGAAATAGTAGGTTCTAAAACAATGTTAGATGTTTTAAGTGCTGAAGAAAAACTCTATGATGCAAAAATAACACGTGTTGATGCTTATAAAGCTTCTATACTTAGTGCATATCAAATGAAATCATTAACTGGGGAGTTAACTGCTCAAAGTTTAAAGCTTAAGGTAAAATATTTCAGTCCTGAAGAGGAATTTAAGACTATTAAAAAGAAAATGTTTATAGGTTTCTAA
- a CDS encoding DUF2660 domain-containing protein: MLNTHILIAIGCLVVLVIYLIYKTTSRKKNITTSGENNSEETFALNSKNQDNKKLTLQKRIELSWKFLYDITETILNKFTKDDITLVNKCGRVLLENGARYEHIVDLAIPRAKSHTQSVEQEQTKGKKTLGV; encoded by the coding sequence GTGCTTAATACTCATATTTTAATTGCTATAGGATGTTTAGTAGTATTAGTAATATACTTAATATATAAAACAACATCACGTAAAAAAAATATTACGACTTCCGGAGAAAATAATTCTGAAGAAACTTTTGCTCTTAATAGCAAGAATCAGGATAATAAAAAACTCACCTTACAAAAACGAATAGAATTATCTTGGAAATTTCTTTATGACATTACAGAAACTATTCTCAATAAATTTACTAAAGATGATATAACTTTAGTGAATAAATGTGGTCGTGTTTTACTTGAAAACGGAGCACGCTATGAACATATAGTTGATCTGGCAATCCCTCGTGCCAAATCTCATACTCAATCTGTAGAACAAGAGCAAACTAAAGGCAAAAAAACTTTAGGGGTGTAA
- the tmk gene encoding dTMP kinase: protein MSKLKQGTFITFEGGEGIGKSTQCQMLYEYLKSQNIPVILTREVGGTNVAEKMREILVHTDLLPMSELLQAMAARYDHMVKKIIPALQAGNIVICDRFIDSTACYQGLELENGIELVYNLHKDLMPPLMPDLTFFIDVESSIAIERVNSRNMSNKFDVRGLDFYNKIYDCFKGLSKKFPERIVTIKASDLNPEQVHELIKKHLNLI, encoded by the coding sequence ATGAGCAAATTAAAACAAGGAACATTTATCACTTTTGAGGGAGGGGAAGGAATTGGCAAATCCACCCAATGTCAAATGTTATATGAATATCTAAAATCCCAAAATATTCCCGTAATTCTAACCCGTGAAGTTGGCGGAACTAACGTAGCCGAAAAGATGCGTGAGATTCTAGTGCATACTGATTTATTGCCAATGTCTGAATTACTACAAGCTATGGCAGCACGTTATGACCATATGGTAAAAAAAATTATACCGGCTTTACAGGCAGGGAATATAGTAATATGCGACCGATTTATTGACTCAACAGCCTGCTATCAAGGATTAGAGCTAGAAAATGGTATAGAACTTGTGTATAATCTGCACAAAGATTTAATGCCGCCTCTTATGCCGGATCTTACCTTTTTTATTGATGTAGAATCTTCTATTGCCATTGAGCGGGTAAATTCACGAAATATGAGCAATAAATTTGACGTAAGAGGGTTAGATTTTTACAATAAAATTTATGATTGCTTTAAAGGATTAAGTAAAAAATTTCCTGAGAGAATAGTAACAATTAAGGCTTCTGATCTTAATCCAGAACAAGTACACGAGTTAATAAAAAAACACTTAAATTTAATATGA